One Nesterenkonia populi DNA window includes the following coding sequences:
- a CDS encoding histidinol-phosphate transaminase encodes MTDAQSSNARADRLAALPIREELKGQQPYGAPQLTVRAMLNVNETTHEVPADVVDAITKEVRVAAAQMNRYPDREFTVLREKLADFLSRDLPQAHFTAEHIWAANGSNEIMQHLLQAFAGPGRSVMAFPPTYSMYPLYARGTYSDYIPGTRNEDYTQSAEDVAAQIREHRPNVVILTSPNNPTGTALDLDVVRAAYEAAAESATIVIVDEAYGEFRQPGVASALELLEGRPRLVVTRTMSKAFAMAGGRLGYLAAAPEITDALRLVRLPYHLSIYTQAAACAALDHAESLMANVEKIKVQRDRIVEELTAMGLAPSPSDANFVFFGGLEDEKAVWRHLLDDGVLVRDVGIAGHLRVTAGTEEETTLFLDSLRRSLGR; translated from the coding sequence GTGACTGACGCTCAGAGTTCGAATGCACGCGCTGACCGCCTGGCCGCACTGCCCATCCGTGAGGAGCTGAAGGGGCAGCAGCCCTATGGCGCTCCTCAGCTGACCGTGCGGGCGATGCTCAACGTCAACGAGACCACGCATGAGGTGCCCGCCGACGTGGTGGACGCCATCACCAAAGAGGTGCGCGTGGCCGCCGCGCAGATGAACCGGTATCCGGACCGCGAGTTCACCGTTCTGCGGGAGAAGCTCGCAGACTTCCTCAGCAGGGACCTGCCGCAGGCTCACTTTACCGCGGAGCACATCTGGGCGGCCAACGGTTCCAACGAGATCATGCAGCACCTGCTCCAGGCCTTCGCCGGCCCGGGCCGGTCCGTCATGGCCTTCCCTCCCACCTATTCGATGTACCCGCTGTATGCCCGGGGCACCTACAGCGACTACATTCCCGGCACCCGCAACGAGGACTACACGCAGTCCGCCGAGGATGTCGCTGCGCAGATCCGCGAGCACCGGCCGAACGTCGTCATCCTCACCTCGCCCAACAACCCCACCGGCACCGCTCTGGACCTTGATGTGGTGCGGGCCGCCTATGAGGCCGCGGCCGAGTCCGCGACCATCGTGATCGTGGATGAGGCCTACGGTGAGTTCCGCCAGCCCGGCGTGGCCTCAGCTCTGGAGCTTCTGGAGGGCCGCCCCCGGCTCGTCGTCACCCGCACCATGTCCAAGGCCTTCGCCATGGCTGGGGGCCGGCTCGGATATCTCGCCGCAGCGCCGGAGATCACCGACGCACTGCGACTGGTGCGTCTTCCCTACCACCTGTCGATCTACACCCAGGCGGCAGCCTGCGCCGCGCTCGATCACGCCGAGAGCCTCATGGCCAATGTGGAGAAGATCAAGGTTCAGCGGGACCGGATCGTCGAGGAGCTCACCGCCATGGGTCTGGCACCCAGCCCCTCGGACGCCAACTTCGTGTTCTTCGGAGGCCTCGAGGATGAGAAGGCAGTCTGGCGGCACCTGCTTGACGACGGAGTGCTGGTCCGTGACGTCGGCATCGCCGGCCATCTCCGGGTCACTGCCGGCACCGAGGAGGAGACCACCCTTTTCCTCGACTCACTGCGCCGCTCACTGGGCCGTTAG
- the hisB gene encoding imidazoleglycerol-phosphate dehydratase HisB has translation MGAELIEGRVARMERTTSESQVSVRMDLDGTGTSNISTSVPFYDHMLTALSRHSLIDLDVQAQGDTHIDVHHTVEDTAIVLGEVLRAALGDKRGIRRFGSAMVPLDEALAQAVVDVSGRPYLVHSGEPDGQQYHLIGGHFTGSMTRHVFEAITHHSGICLHMQVLGGRDPHHIVEAQFKAFARALRAAVESDPRTDEIPSTKGAL, from the coding sequence ATGGGAGCTGAACTGATTGAGGGCCGCGTCGCCCGGATGGAGCGCACCACCAGCGAGTCGCAGGTGAGCGTGCGCATGGACTTGGACGGCACCGGCACCTCGAACATCTCCACCAGCGTGCCCTTCTACGACCACATGCTGACTGCGCTCAGCCGGCACTCCCTCATCGACCTGGATGTCCAGGCTCAGGGCGACACCCACATCGATGTCCACCACACAGTGGAGGACACGGCCATCGTCCTCGGCGAGGTCCTGCGCGCCGCACTGGGCGACAAGCGCGGCATCCGCCGGTTCGGCAGCGCCATGGTCCCGCTGGACGAGGCTCTCGCCCAGGCGGTCGTCGACGTCTCCGGCCGGCCCTACCTGGTGCACTCGGGGGAGCCCGACGGCCAGCAGTACCACCTCATCGGCGGGCACTTCACCGGCTCCATGACGCGGCACGTCTTCGAAGCCATCACCCACCACTCCGGAATCTGCCTCCACATGCAGGTCCTCGGCGGCCGCGACCCGCATCACATCGTCGAGGCGCAGTTCAAGGCGTTCGCCCGAGCCCTGCGCGCGGCTGTGGAATCTGACCCCCGCACTGACGAGATTCCCTCCACCAAGGGAGCACTGTGA
- the hisH gene encoding imidazole glycerol phosphate synthase subunit HisH — protein MSTLPTVAVLDYGSGNVHSAVRALEQAGAEVELTQDRQRLLNADGLVVPGVGAFAAVMEALTSTEAPRWIGQRIAGGRPVLGICVGHQVFFERGVEHGIVAEGLGEWPGEVTALPQDVVVPHMGWNTVNAPEGSVLFDGIEDERFYFVHSYAVQKWEFDRSIPQMAAPRVTWAHHGADFVAAVENGPLSATQFHPEKSGEAGQKLLRNWIDSLKS, from the coding sequence GTGAGCACCCTGCCCACCGTCGCTGTCCTCGACTACGGGTCCGGCAATGTCCACTCCGCGGTGCGTGCCCTCGAGCAGGCCGGCGCCGAAGTGGAGCTCACCCAGGACCGCCAGAGGCTGCTGAACGCCGACGGGCTCGTCGTCCCCGGCGTCGGCGCCTTCGCCGCCGTCATGGAAGCTCTGACCTCCACCGAGGCCCCCCGCTGGATCGGTCAGCGCATCGCCGGAGGCCGCCCCGTGCTCGGCATCTGCGTCGGCCACCAGGTCTTCTTCGAGCGCGGAGTCGAGCACGGCATCGTCGCTGAGGGCCTGGGGGAGTGGCCCGGCGAAGTCACGGCCCTGCCTCAGGACGTCGTCGTGCCCCACATGGGATGGAACACCGTGAACGCTCCGGAGGGCAGCGTGCTCTTCGACGGGATTGAGGACGAGCGGTTCTACTTCGTCCACTCCTACGCGGTGCAGAAGTGGGAGTTCGACCGTTCCATTCCGCAGATGGCCGCCCCCCGGGTCACCTGGGCCCACCATGGGGCAGATTTTGTCGCCGCAGTGGAGAACGGCCCCCTGTCCGCCACGCAGTTCCACCCGGAGAAGTCCGGCGAGGCCGGCCAGAAGCTGCTCCGCAACTGGATCGATTCCCTGAAGAGCTGA
- the priA gene encoding bifunctional 1-(5-phosphoribosyl)-5-((5-phosphoribosylamino)methylideneamino)imidazole-4-carboxamide isomerase/phosphoribosylanthranilate isomerase PriA — MTAALELLPAVDVEGGQAVRLVQGEAGSATGYGDPLDAAMKWQQEGAEWIHLVDLDAAFGRGHNREVLKRVVEQIDVKIELSGGIRDDESLERALEFGAARVNLGTAALEDPDWTAKVIGRHGDAIAVGLDVRGETLAARGWTKEGGNLWEVLQRLEDAGCPRYVVTDVTKDGTLRGPNTELLAEVCRKTEKPVIASGGISSIEDIEALAQLVSTGVEGAIMGKALYAGKFTLPQALEAARQSA, encoded by the coding sequence ATGACTGCAGCCCTTGAACTCCTGCCCGCCGTCGACGTCGAAGGCGGGCAGGCGGTCCGCCTGGTCCAGGGTGAGGCCGGCTCCGCCACCGGCTACGGCGACCCCCTCGATGCGGCGATGAAGTGGCAGCAGGAGGGAGCTGAGTGGATCCACCTGGTGGACCTCGACGCTGCCTTCGGGCGCGGGCACAACCGCGAGGTCCTCAAGCGCGTGGTCGAGCAGATCGACGTGAAGATTGAGCTCTCCGGGGGCATTCGCGACGACGAGTCCCTCGAGCGGGCTCTCGAGTTCGGCGCCGCCCGGGTCAACCTCGGCACCGCCGCCCTGGAGGACCCCGACTGGACCGCCAAGGTCATCGGCAGGCACGGCGACGCCATCGCCGTCGGCCTCGATGTGCGCGGTGAGACCCTCGCAGCACGCGGCTGGACCAAGGAGGGCGGCAACCTCTGGGAGGTGCTGCAGCGCCTCGAGGATGCCGGCTGCCCCCGGTACGTGGTCACTGACGTGACCAAGGACGGGACCCTGCGCGGCCCCAACACTGAGCTCCTCGCCGAGGTCTGCCGGAAGACGGAGAAGCCCGTCATCGCATCCGGCGGGATCTCGTCCATCGAGGACATTGAGGCCCTCGCCCAGCTGGTCTCCACCGGCGTGGAGGGCGCCATCATGGGCAAAGCCCTCTACGCGGGCAAGTTCACCCTTCCCCAGGCGCTCGAAGCCGCCCGCCAGAGTGCCTGA
- a CDS encoding SseB family protein, producing the protein MAENDSAKELPAHIANLLGRQHRSADGRPADSAGIPWQHRDLSGEGNPLHTFDGDDGLAAPAVAQARSALIDGVADEAEFVNALAGQRLFAPVIAAGHGDAEHGDKEADISLVTLTASDGRSAMPIFTSVEALTAWHPQARPVAAETERVFLAALAEGAELVVLDPGAAGPEADSAPELTFVVRRPAVEALAQGTAWTPAYQDQELAAALHELVETAPGVAQLVIQPGPGTITRTPSGRTVLGGGTGPELRIGVVMDEGTDDVARRLALAAVSSGLEEVPLLRRRADSAEVVPAEAV; encoded by the coding sequence GTGGCTGAGAACGACAGCGCCAAGGAGCTCCCCGCCCACATCGCCAACCTGCTGGGCAGGCAGCATCGGAGCGCCGACGGGAGGCCGGCGGACTCCGCGGGCATCCCGTGGCAGCACCGGGACCTCTCCGGCGAGGGGAACCCGCTTCACACCTTCGACGGCGACGACGGCCTCGCCGCGCCCGCGGTGGCGCAGGCGCGCTCAGCACTGATCGACGGCGTGGCGGACGAGGCAGAATTCGTCAACGCCCTGGCCGGGCAGCGCCTCTTCGCCCCGGTGATCGCCGCCGGGCACGGGGACGCCGAGCACGGCGACAAAGAGGCAGACATCTCCCTGGTGACCCTCACCGCTTCGGACGGACGCTCGGCGATGCCGATCTTCACCTCCGTGGAGGCGCTCACCGCCTGGCATCCACAGGCCCGTCCCGTAGCCGCGGAGACCGAACGGGTCTTCCTCGCAGCCCTGGCCGAGGGGGCCGAACTGGTGGTCCTGGACCCAGGGGCCGCAGGACCCGAGGCTGACAGTGCGCCCGAACTGACTTTCGTGGTCCGCCGCCCCGCCGTGGAGGCTCTCGCGCAGGGAACCGCATGGACCCCCGCCTATCAGGACCAGGAGCTCGCCGCTGCGCTGCACGAGCTGGTTGAGACGGCCCCAGGCGTCGCCCAGCTGGTCATTCAGCCCGGCCCCGGCACCATCACCCGCACCCCGTCAGGACGGACGGTTCTCGGCGGCGGCACGGGCCCGGAGCTGCGGATCGGCGTGGTGATGGATGAGGGGACTGACGACGTCGCCCGTCGGCTCGCCCTCGCGGCTGTTTCCAGCGGGCTTGAGGAGGTGCCGCTGCTGCGGCGCCGGGCCGATTCGGCGGAGGTTGTGCCGGCCGAGGCCGTCTAG
- a CDS encoding MarR family winged helix-turn-helix transcriptional regulator — MTSTPEESPVTAEPRSAEEHGRSLTGHSPKAKAWRSFLEASALITQQMEKRLHAATGLKLADYNLLLTLAEAPQQALRMGELAEHMIFSPSRISYQVKVLSERGLVERFHCSQDKRGMTARLTPAGQEAFAAASKVHAQHIRELFHPALDDAEAEQLRVISENMQRHLGSV; from the coding sequence ATGACGAGCACGCCTGAGGAGAGCCCTGTGACCGCCGAGCCCCGTTCAGCCGAGGAGCACGGCCGCAGCCTCACCGGCCACTCCCCCAAGGCGAAGGCCTGGCGGTCCTTCTTGGAGGCTTCGGCGCTGATCACCCAGCAGATGGAGAAGCGGCTGCACGCGGCCACCGGGCTGAAGCTGGCTGACTACAACCTTCTGCTCACCCTCGCGGAAGCTCCCCAGCAGGCGCTGCGCATGGGCGAGCTGGCCGAGCACATGATCTTCTCGCCTTCCCGCATCTCCTACCAGGTGAAGGTGCTCAGCGAGCGGGGACTGGTGGAGCGTTTCCACTGCTCCCAGGACAAGCGCGGGATGACGGCCCGCCTCACCCCAGCCGGCCAGGAGGCATTCGCCGCGGCGTCCAAGGTTCACGCTCAGCACATCAGGGAGCTGTTCCACCCCGCGCTGGACGATGCTGAGGCCGAGCAGCTCCGCGTGATCTCCGAGAACATGCAGCGGCACCTCGGCTCTGTCTGA
- a CDS encoding PepSY domain-containing protein, with translation MEIKSTTFGILSVAAATTLALAACAPDEENGAGTADDQNGAQEDTADNGEAEFEEDGADDAETAPTDEATDTDGAANEANGDGADDQAGGEGAAYEAAEAIAEEYPDAVVSQFEVESDEIEVDLYDLEADAELELELDPETYEVIDEEQDDLDSDDRQKAEAVEIDFVEALQAAEDEGGAEPEDADLDDENGTVVWEIELVDGTEVYIDVSTGDVVESGS, from the coding sequence ATGGAGATCAAGAGCACCACTTTCGGAATCCTGTCCGTCGCTGCCGCCACCACCCTGGCCCTGGCCGCCTGCGCGCCTGACGAGGAGAACGGCGCCGGCACCGCGGACGACCAGAACGGTGCCCAGGAGGACACCGCTGACAACGGAGAGGCCGAGTTCGAGGAGGACGGCGCCGACGACGCCGAGACCGCGCCCACCGACGAGGCGACCGACACGGACGGCGCGGCGAACGAAGCCAACGGGGACGGCGCCGACGACCAGGCCGGCGGAGAGGGAGCGGCCTACGAGGCCGCCGAGGCGATCGCTGAGGAGTACCCCGACGCCGTGGTCAGCCAGTTCGAGGTGGAGTCCGACGAGATCGAGGTGGACCTCTACGACCTCGAGGCTGACGCCGAGCTCGAGCTGGAGCTGGACCCGGAGACCTACGAAGTCATCGACGAGGAGCAGGACGACCTCGACTCTGACGACCGTCAGAAGGCTGAGGCCGTGGAGATCGACTTCGTCGAAGCCCTGCAGGCCGCTGAGGACGAGGGCGGCGCTGAGCCGGAGGATGCCGACCTCGACGACGAGAACGGAACCGTGGTCTGGGAGATCGAGCTCGTGGACGGCACCGAGGTCTACATCGACGTGTCCACAGGCGACGTCGTCGAGAGCGGCTCCTGA
- a CDS encoding FtsK/SpoIIIE domain-containing protein, with product MSFSLTLVHAPGSLGPQQWDSLQSWAPGPEPHEAQLRVDVGGSHVEASGAQLAEALRSLPELDGAALICAGRHLERLEAGSVHIHPGMVVVAGDAPGSAPGAHGQLAVSVETGPDAGQLRPLTRGEHTIGRGHADLRIADLAVSREEGTLDVGRTAVRFVHDGGERRLTTQDTLELGSSTLRLVRSAPDQPSALAWPPAPAVIEEKPPEAKHRMMLAMACIPLVIGLVMVAVTGMWFFLLFSAASALVAAAVVLDAGRRGRRYRRAVRDAAAEWAARTESLPSPGILAQLLGEDPALQLVHAGGTHVPGATAADQVPPLCPAVRLGVAVTRACAETASVSTDLPAELLETPAVAALPLRAGEVTVLRGPERDVERCLRWLLLQLLLGSSRVPVVVTAEAFLAGLPACAEDAAGLKILRRAESLGDGLEGGPGILLAERLDSAQVRAVRECGWHVVLRHASQLAGPVGEADLEAGTITRREGSRGAAEFWGLRFDGLSAETFEALLRRGLPHSWAGSTAQGHVPPRCVTRLPQPPFPDRAAESLIADLGRGRDGPVLLDLVADGPHLLLGGTTGSGKSELLKTLTLSLAGRYGPEELNFVLFDFKGGATFHQLNQLEHSLGLITDLSQAQAERTLESIRSELVRREKLFLEADAGDYGEYRRARPDSPLARILVVIDEFRIFSHELPGTMDELMRIATLGRSLGLHLVLSTQRPQGVVTADIRANIGATIALRVRTEEESTELIGSPEAGSITSSLPGRALLRRGGAPAEEFQTAQTSGPEQKLSAVPAAAPAAHAPAGTPVRSIVARLNAQLTAAGRHRRHTPLTPPLPESLSAEYEEAAAQLGLIDLPLEQHQRPLSLNPARPQTAGIAGEPDAGGSRALAAAARQLAGHRSGPELHLLDGDNSLNGLSGHPAVASLLTPETLPEAERLISELRTEMNARRLLGKEDAAPVVLILTGYSQWHAALQSSPAEHDLLTLAGEGPAAGLSVLVSGGRELAMGKLGGRLSTAIYLPFGASEDIRYVWPKLRRVDSLPGRGVVIDPATPSPGLEVQLVHDVGAIPAPAPRTRPPAVRVRPLPERLSSSDLKDPEADDDVLTVGVEQFSLAPAQLRLGPVNLVVGSPSTGKTSALRLLENRIRGSVLLSGGTDWQLPAQPGALLVDDAHRCTPEQHAALQRASAAGTVIVASALPSPAVFSHLPWSHPARTQGANLLLSPVHRSEADAFAMMVPVLPRPIPGRAVHLRPEGPRIIQVAHREDLLSG from the coding sequence ATGAGCTTCTCCCTGACCCTGGTCCACGCACCAGGAAGCCTGGGCCCCCAGCAGTGGGACTCCCTGCAGAGCTGGGCGCCCGGTCCCGAACCCCATGAGGCGCAGCTGCGTGTGGATGTCGGCGGCAGTCACGTCGAGGCCTCCGGCGCCCAGCTGGCTGAGGCGCTGCGGAGCCTGCCTGAGCTGGACGGCGCTGCGCTCATCTGCGCAGGGCGCCACCTGGAGCGGCTGGAGGCCGGCAGCGTCCACATCCACCCCGGCATGGTGGTGGTCGCCGGGGACGCTCCAGGTTCGGCACCGGGGGCGCACGGGCAGCTGGCCGTCAGCGTGGAGACCGGGCCCGACGCCGGGCAGCTGCGCCCGCTCACCCGCGGTGAGCACACGATCGGCCGCGGACACGCTGACCTGCGCATCGCAGACCTCGCCGTCTCACGCGAGGAGGGCACCCTGGATGTGGGCCGGACCGCGGTGCGCTTCGTGCACGACGGCGGCGAGCGCCGCCTCACCACCCAGGACACCTTGGAGCTGGGATCCAGCACCCTGCGTCTGGTGCGCAGCGCCCCGGACCAGCCCTCTGCCCTCGCCTGGCCGCCGGCGCCGGCGGTGATCGAGGAGAAGCCGCCGGAGGCCAAGCACCGGATGATGCTGGCGATGGCGTGCATTCCCCTGGTGATCGGCCTGGTGATGGTGGCGGTGACCGGCATGTGGTTCTTCCTGCTGTTCTCCGCGGCCAGCGCGCTGGTGGCCGCTGCCGTGGTGCTCGACGCCGGCAGGCGGGGCCGCCGGTACCGCCGTGCAGTGCGCGACGCTGCCGCGGAGTGGGCAGCCCGCACTGAGTCTCTGCCCTCGCCGGGGATTCTGGCTCAGCTGCTCGGTGAGGATCCGGCGCTGCAGCTGGTGCATGCAGGCGGGACGCACGTGCCTGGAGCGACCGCCGCTGACCAGGTGCCGCCCCTCTGCCCAGCGGTCCGGCTCGGCGTCGCGGTCACCCGAGCCTGTGCGGAGACGGCGTCGGTGAGCACCGACCTGCCCGCTGAGCTGCTGGAGACTCCCGCCGTCGCCGCCCTGCCCCTGCGCGCCGGTGAGGTCACGGTGCTGCGGGGTCCGGAGCGCGATGTCGAGCGTTGTCTGCGGTGGCTGCTGCTGCAGCTGCTGCTCGGCTCATCCCGAGTGCCCGTAGTCGTGACGGCGGAGGCGTTTCTGGCAGGCCTGCCCGCCTGTGCGGAGGACGCCGCTGGGCTGAAGATTCTGCGCCGCGCAGAGAGCTTAGGCGATGGGCTGGAGGGCGGGCCGGGAATTCTCCTCGCGGAGCGGCTGGACTCCGCCCAGGTGCGGGCGGTCCGCGAGTGCGGTTGGCATGTGGTGCTGCGCCACGCATCGCAGCTGGCCGGGCCAGTGGGGGAAGCCGATCTGGAGGCCGGGACGATCACCCGGCGCGAGGGGTCCCGCGGCGCAGCAGAGTTCTGGGGCCTGCGGTTCGACGGGCTCTCCGCTGAGACGTTCGAGGCCCTGCTGCGCCGTGGACTGCCGCACTCATGGGCGGGCAGCACCGCACAGGGTCACGTGCCGCCCCGGTGCGTGACCCGTCTGCCGCAGCCGCCGTTCCCTGACCGGGCCGCTGAGAGCCTCATCGCGGATCTGGGACGAGGGCGGGACGGCCCAGTGCTGCTGGACCTGGTGGCCGACGGGCCTCATCTGCTTCTCGGAGGAACCACCGGGTCCGGCAAGTCGGAGCTGCTCAAGACACTGACGCTGTCCCTAGCCGGCCGGTACGGGCCGGAGGAGCTGAACTTTGTCCTCTTCGACTTCAAGGGCGGGGCGACCTTCCACCAGCTCAACCAGCTGGAGCACTCCCTGGGACTGATCACTGACCTCTCCCAGGCGCAGGCAGAACGGACCCTGGAGTCCATCCGCAGCGAGCTGGTCCGTCGGGAGAAGCTGTTCCTGGAGGCCGACGCGGGCGACTACGGCGAATACAGACGCGCCCGCCCGGACAGTCCGCTGGCTCGGATACTGGTGGTGATCGACGAGTTCCGGATCTTCTCCCACGAGCTGCCGGGAACGATGGATGAGCTGATGCGCATCGCTACCCTGGGTCGGTCGCTGGGACTGCACCTGGTGCTGTCGACCCAGCGGCCCCAGGGCGTCGTGACCGCAGACATCCGGGCGAATATCGGTGCGACGATCGCCCTTCGGGTCCGCACCGAGGAGGAATCCACAGAGCTGATCGGCTCGCCGGAGGCAGGCAGCATCACCTCCTCGCTGCCGGGCCGGGCGCTGCTGCGCCGCGGAGGCGCACCGGCCGAAGAGTTCCAGACCGCCCAGACCAGCGGCCCGGAGCAGAAGCTCAGCGCAGTCCCGGCTGCCGCGCCCGCGGCGCATGCCCCTGCAGGAACACCGGTGCGCAGCATCGTGGCCCGCCTCAATGCTCAGCTCACCGCCGCCGGACGGCACCGCCGGCACACGCCGCTGACGCCGCCGCTGCCGGAGTCCCTGTCTGCGGAGTATGAGGAGGCAGCCGCCCAACTCGGACTGATCGACCTGCCCCTGGAGCAGCACCAGCGGCCCCTGAGCCTGAACCCGGCCCGGCCGCAGACGGCAGGGATCGCCGGGGAACCCGATGCCGGCGGCAGCCGGGCTCTCGCCGCAGCGGCCCGACAGCTTGCCGGTCACCGCAGCGGACCCGAGCTGCATCTGCTCGACGGGGACAATTCGCTGAACGGCCTCTCCGGCCACCCCGCAGTCGCCTCCCTGCTGACGCCGGAGACGCTTCCAGAGGCGGAGCGGCTCATCAGTGAGCTGCGCACGGAGATGAACGCCCGCCGTCTCCTCGGCAAGGAGGATGCCGCACCCGTGGTGCTCATCCTGACCGGCTACAGCCAGTGGCATGCCGCCCTGCAGTCGAGCCCAGCGGAGCACGATCTCCTCACCCTCGCCGGGGAGGGTCCCGCCGCGGGACTCTCCGTGCTGGTCTCCGGGGGCCGTGAGCTGGCGATGGGCAAGCTGGGCGGCCGGCTCTCCACTGCGATCTACCTGCCCTTCGGGGCCAGCGAGGACATTCGCTACGTCTGGCCCAAGCTGCGCCGCGTCGACTCCCTGCCGGGCCGCGGCGTCGTCATCGACCCGGCGACCCCCTCCCCCGGCTTGGAGGTCCAGCTGGTGCACGACGTCGGCGCGATCCCCGCACCAGCGCCGCGCACCCGCCCACCTGCCGTCAGAGTGCGGCCGCTGCCGGAGCGCCTCAGCTCAAGCGACCTGAAGGATCCTGAGGCCGACGACGACGTGCTGACCGTCGGAGTCGAGCAGTTCAGCCTGGCCCCTGCCCAGCTTCGTCTGGGCCCGGTGAATCTTGTGGTCGGCTCCCCCAGCACCGGCAAGACCTCAGCGCTGCGGCTCCTGGAGAACAGAATTCGTGGGTCCGTTCTGCTCAGCGGCGGGACGGACTGGCAGCTGCCCGCGCAGCCTGGGGCGCTGCTGGTCGACGACGCCCACCGGTGCACCCCCGAGCAGCACGCCGCTCTGCAGCGCGCCTCTGCGGCCGGGACCGTGATCGTGGCCTCCGCTCTGCCGAGCCCCGCTGTGTTCAGCCACCTGCCGTGGTCCCATCCGGCCCGCACCCAGGGCGCGAACCTCCTGCTCAGCCCAGTGCATCGCTCTGAGGCGGACGCGTTCGCGATGATGGTCCCGGTCCTTCCGCGGCCGATTCCCGGGCGGGCGGTGCACCTGCGCCCTGAGGGACCGCGGATCATCCAGGTGGCCCACCGCGAAGACCTTCTGAGCGGATGA
- a CDS encoding CpaF family protein produces the protein MDAAGIVEDEVRELIRARGIDPGENPAEVRRLVETTVAEYERRSLVSALPVLRSGEETAAEIYDSVAGFGELQPLLDDPDVEEIWINGPSEVFCSRGGRSELTSITLSDSRVRDLVERMLKSSGRRLDVSSPFVDAALPDGSRLHVAIPDITRRHWAVNIRKFISRAASMDDLVRRGSLTWEAAEFLSLAVGAGMNILVSGATQAGKTTMLNCVSAASGPRERIVSVEEIFELQIPLRDVVGLQCRQPSLEGTGEIPLRRLVKEALRMRPDRLIVGEVREAESLDMLIALNSGLPGAASVHANSAQDALTKICTLPMLAGENISAGFIVPTVASCIDLVVHCVRTVSGHRHVEEILGVSGRVEGETIETSSLFRHDGETLRPSGTAVFDDPRLPAAARQLLQGAQR, from the coding sequence ATGGACGCTGCCGGCATTGTTGAGGATGAGGTGCGTGAGCTCATTCGAGCCCGCGGCATCGACCCGGGAGAGAATCCGGCCGAGGTTCGCCGGCTGGTGGAGACCACTGTCGCTGAGTACGAGCGGAGGTCGCTGGTCTCTGCCCTGCCGGTTCTGCGCTCCGGCGAGGAGACCGCCGCGGAGATCTACGACAGCGTGGCAGGCTTCGGGGAGCTTCAGCCGCTGCTGGACGACCCGGATGTGGAGGAGATCTGGATCAACGGGCCCAGTGAGGTCTTCTGCAGCCGGGGCGGCCGTTCCGAGCTGACCTCGATCACACTCTCCGACTCCCGGGTGCGGGATCTGGTGGAGCGGATGCTGAAGAGCAGCGGCCGCCGTCTGGACGTCTCATCACCGTTTGTGGACGCGGCCCTGCCGGACGGCTCCCGTCTGCACGTGGCCATCCCGGACATCACACGTCGGCACTGGGCGGTGAACATCCGCAAATTCATCTCCCGCGCCGCGAGCATGGACGACCTTGTCCGCCGGGGCTCGCTGACCTGGGAAGCCGCCGAATTCCTGAGTCTGGCGGTGGGCGCCGGCATGAACATCCTCGTATCGGGTGCCACCCAGGCGGGGAAGACGACGATGCTCAACTGCGTCTCGGCCGCGTCGGGGCCGCGGGAACGCATCGTCAGCGTGGAGGAGATCTTCGAGCTGCAGATCCCGCTGCGCGACGTGGTGGGCCTGCAGTGCCGCCAGCCCAGCCTCGAGGGCACCGGGGAGATCCCCCTGCGCCGCCTGGTCAAGGAGGCGCTGCGAATGCGGCCGGACCGGCTCATCGTCGGCGAGGTGCGGGAGGCGGAGAGCCTCGACATGCTCATCGCGCTCAACAGCGGCCTGCCCGGAGCGGCCAGCGTCCACGCGAACTCCGCCCAGGATGCCCTGACCAAGATCTGCACACTGCCGATGCTCGCCGGGGAGAACATCTCCGCCGGGTTCATCGTGCCGACGGTCGCCTCCTGCATCGACTTGGTGGTCCACTGCGTGCGCACCGTCTCCGGGCACCGGCATGTCGAGGAGATCCTCGGGGTCTCAGGGAGGGTCGAGGGCGAGACCATCGAGACATCCAGCCTCTTCCGGCACGACGGTGAGACCCTGCGGCCCAGCGGAACCGCGGTCTTCGACGACCCGCGCCTGCCCGCGGCGGCCCGCCAGCTGCTGCAGGGAGCGCAGCGGTGA